In Dehalococcoidales bacterium, the following proteins share a genomic window:
- a CDS encoding rhodanese-like domain-containing protein, producing MQTKPWMKVAATTGLALLLLSMLLLNACGGADTTEPVEEKTTTTTTTTVVEVSEFEVVKDAAAEYLKARAGNTKAADLFMAIAEDDAPYIVSLRSAADYTKGHIPGAVNIAFGDLTTLPEDEEILVYCYTGQTASFAAALLGVLDYDVQNLLHGMSSWSTDPDVFVSRFSTAAQSDFKVETTANTATKTHDFPEMDNTTSDDEDTILEAAVATVSPKYITASDLNIKIAEDEDMTIISVRSAADYAAGHVPGAINIGIDSLVDNLDKIDPDSPVYVYCYTGHTAAQAASLLNLLGYDAYSLKFGMCSWTTDTAVNMNKCFDASGVQGYDTE from the coding sequence ATGCAAACCAAACCATGGATGAAAGTAGCTGCAACGACCGGCTTGGCCCTGTTGCTGCTTTCTATGCTGCTACTCAATGCCTGCGGTGGGGCAGACACAACAGAACCCGTAGAGGAGAAAACAACAACCACGACAACAACCACCGTAGTAGAGGTATCCGAGTTTGAGGTAGTCAAGGATGCTGCCGCGGAATATCTGAAAGCCAGGGCCGGGAATACGAAGGCCGCCGACCTGTTTATGGCAATCGCCGAAGACGATGCCCCCTACATTGTCAGCCTTCGCAGTGCGGCGGATTATACCAAAGGACACATCCCCGGGGCGGTGAACATTGCGTTCGGCGACCTGACTACTCTCCCCGAGGATGAGGAAATCCTCGTGTACTGCTATACCGGGCAGACAGCCTCATTTGCGGCGGCACTGCTTGGGGTCCTTGACTATGATGTCCAGAATCTGCTGCACGGAATGTCTTCCTGGTCAACAGACCCTGATGTGTTCGTGAGTCGGTTCAGCACAGCAGCTCAGAGTGACTTCAAGGTTGAGACAACAGCCAACACGGCTACGAAGACCCATGATTTCCCGGAAATGGATAACACTACTTCAGATGACGAAGATACGATTCTTGAGGCCGCAGTTGCCACTGTTTCTCCGAAGTACATCACGGCGTCCGACCTGAACATAAAAATCGCCGAGGATGAGGACATGACCATCATCAGCGTTCGCAGCGCGGCAGACTACGCCGCAGGGCATGTTCCCGGCGCCATTAACATCGGGATTGACAGCCTGGTGGACAACCTGGACAAGATTGACCCGGACTCACCGGTCTACGTCTACTGCTACACCGGGCATACAGCCGCTCAGGCTGCGTCCCTGCTGAATCTGCTGGGGTATGATGCTTACAGTCTGAAGTTCGGCATGTGTTCCTGGACCACGGATACGGCAGTTAATATGAACAAATGCTTCGATGCTTCAGGGGTACAGGGTTACGATACTGAGTAG